In the Leptospira limi genome, one interval contains:
- a CDS encoding ABC transporter ATP-binding protein — protein sequence MLNVTDLVVSYKQSQSLSFSTKRLVAVDSVHFSIPKGKILGLVGESGCGKSTIGRAILSLLPIDKGSIHFEDQDITNISKEEQKLLRRKIQVVFQDPYSSLNPRFTIEEIITEGLQIHFPKLSLAEKKEKAIKALSEVNLPADILHRYPHEFSGGQRQRIAIARALILEPNLVVCDEAVSALDISTQAQVINNLLFLREKYGLSYLFISHDLNIVKHVSDRIAVMYLGQIVEEGSRDEISNNPLHPYTKALFSASFDLKQRNKISKPLVGEIPSIMNQPKGCRFHTRCPIAKEICKSEEPKEIYPSELHRVKCHFPML from the coding sequence GTGCTTAATGTAACGGACTTAGTTGTTTCTTACAAACAATCCCAATCTCTTTCCTTTTCGACAAAACGCCTGGTAGCAGTTGATTCTGTTCACTTTTCCATTCCGAAAGGAAAAATATTGGGACTTGTTGGAGAGTCGGGTTGTGGAAAATCAACCATTGGTCGTGCCATTCTTTCTTTATTGCCAATTGACAAAGGTTCCATTCATTTTGAAGACCAAGACATCACAAACATTTCAAAAGAAGAACAAAAACTTTTAAGACGAAAAATCCAAGTTGTTTTCCAAGATCCTTATTCATCATTAAACCCTCGTTTTACGATTGAAGAAATCATTACAGAAGGTTTACAAATTCATTTTCCAAAATTGAGTTTGGCGGAGAAAAAAGAAAAAGCAATCAAGGCTTTATCGGAAGTTAATTTACCAGCGGACATCTTACATCGGTACCCACATGAATTCAGTGGAGGACAAAGGCAAAGGATTGCGATTGCTAGGGCCTTAATCTTGGAACCGAACTTAGTTGTCTGTGATGAAGCTGTATCTGCTTTGGATATTTCCACACAAGCCCAAGTGATCAATAACCTTCTTTTTTTAAGAGAAAAATATGGATTATCGTATTTATTCATATCACATGACTTAAATATCGTAAAACATGTTTCGGATCGGATAGCTGTGATGTACTTAGGCCAAATCGTAGAAGAAGGGAGCCGGGATGAAATCAGCAATAATCCTCTCCACCCATATACAAAAGCTTTATTTTCCGCTAGTTTTGATTTAAAACAAAGAAACAAAATTTCAAAACCTCTTGTTGGGGAAATCCCAAGTATAATGAACCAGCCAAAAGGTTGCCGGTTTCATACAAGGTGTCCGATTGCAAAAGAGATTTGCAAATCTGAAGAGCCAAAAGAAATTTATCCTTCAGAACTACATCGTGTGAAATGCCACTTTCCGATGTTATGA
- a CDS encoding ABC transporter permease subunit translates to MWKYFLKRFLLIFPTLLGITFLVFLISHFAPGGPLNSEIAKLKGAGNLAGASTKQISQEEIELIKKRLHLDKPAPVAYFYWLKQIVQFDLGESRLHSRKVSDLIVEKLPVSLFFGLSGFFLTYFICIPLGIQKALKEGSHFDFISSFIIFFTYSLPVFAFAMLLLYLFASGEVFSFFPLGHEVSDFYEDLSVWGKVKDRLAHMFLPVICYVVGSFAVLTLLMKNSLLDQIAKEYVRTAISKGLSFSDSIFKHAFRNSLIPIATGFGSNLTLIFSGSLFIELVFNIDGMGLLSFEAVRERDTDLMMGLLLAQSFLGLIGKIVSDFCYILIDPRIDFE, encoded by the coding sequence ATGTGGAAATATTTTTTAAAACGATTTTTATTAATTTTTCCGACTCTATTAGGAATCACATTTTTAGTTTTTCTCATCTCACATTTTGCACCTGGTGGTCCATTAAATAGTGAAATTGCAAAGCTCAAAGGTGCGGGTAATTTAGCGGGAGCTTCTACCAAACAAATTTCCCAAGAAGAAATTGAACTCATCAAAAAAAGACTTCATTTGGATAAACCGGCCCCTGTTGCCTATTTTTATTGGTTAAAACAAATTGTTCAATTCGACCTTGGAGAATCCAGACTTCACTCGAGAAAGGTTTCTGATCTCATTGTAGAAAAACTTCCTGTATCTTTGTTTTTTGGACTCTCAGGTTTTTTTCTTACCTACTTTATTTGTATCCCTCTTGGAATCCAAAAAGCACTGAAAGAGGGCAGTCATTTTGATTTCATTTCAAGTTTTATTATCTTTTTTACGTATTCATTGCCAGTTTTCGCCTTTGCGATGTTACTATTATATTTGTTTGCTTCTGGAGAAGTTTTTTCTTTTTTTCCATTGGGACATGAAGTATCGGATTTTTATGAGGATTTAAGTGTTTGGGGTAAAGTAAAAGATCGATTGGCTCATATGTTTTTACCTGTGATTTGTTATGTGGTTGGTAGTTTTGCAGTTCTTACATTACTCATGAAAAATAGTTTGTTAGATCAAATTGCAAAAGAATACGTACGCACTGCAATTTCCAAAGGTCTTAGTTTTTCAGATTCCATTTTTAAACATGCATTCCGAAACTCACTCATACCCATTGCAACGGGATTTGGTAGTAATTTAACGTTGATATTTTCTGGATCCTTATTCATTGAACTTGTTTTTAACATTGATGGAATGGGTTTACTCAGCTTTGAAGCCGTTCGAGAAAGGGATACTGATTTAATGATGGGCCTACTCCTCGCACAAAGTTTTTTAGGTCTCATAGGCAAAATTGTCTCTGATTTTTGTTATATTTTGATCGATCCGAGGATTGATTTCGAATGA
- a CDS encoding ABC transporter ATP-binding protein, which yields MNPNEKAIEVMDLSVQIKTDDGTLPIVSGISFHLKKGETLALVGESGCGKSITCLALTKLLPSNTTIYPMGSILFEGNNLLESSSEKLRSVRGREIAYVFQEPFSSLNPLHKIGDQLIESFLLHGLGSREDAEKKAIYLLERVGITDAKHRLEQYPNQFSGGMLQRVCIAMALMCDPKILIADEPTSAIDVTIQLQLIELLKELRKEHGMSVLFISHDIGLVSHIADRIAVMYAGKIVEQGSVDMVIDSPKHPYTKALISAYPSHENIGKKLVTIEGIVPSPKSYPSGCRFHTRCKDKLEICTTSIPKPTIVSDSQTVECFLYGGKESA from the coding sequence ATGAACCCCAATGAGAAAGCCATTGAAGTAATGGATCTCAGTGTCCAAATCAAAACGGATGATGGAACATTGCCAATTGTTAGCGGAATTAGTTTTCACTTAAAAAAAGGGGAAACATTAGCACTTGTCGGTGAATCCGGCTGTGGAAAATCCATTACATGTTTGGCGTTAACCAAATTATTACCCTCTAACACTACCATTTATCCAATGGGTTCCATTTTGTTTGAAGGAAACAATTTATTAGAATCATCAAGTGAAAAACTAAGGTCTGTTCGTGGAAGGGAAATTGCGTATGTATTCCAAGAACCTTTTTCTTCTCTCAATCCATTACACAAAATTGGAGACCAGTTAATTGAAAGTTTTTTATTACATGGACTTGGTTCTAGAGAAGATGCTGAGAAAAAGGCCATTTATCTATTGGAGCGAGTTGGAATCACAGATGCAAAACATCGATTGGAACAATATCCTAACCAATTTTCTGGCGGGATGTTACAAAGAGTTTGTATCGCCATGGCACTTATGTGTGATCCAAAAATCCTAATCGCAGATGAACCTACAAGTGCTATAGATGTCACCATCCAACTCCAGTTAATCGAATTACTGAAAGAACTAAGAAAAGAACATGGAATGTCAGTTTTATTTATATCACATGATATTGGTCTAGTGAGCCATATTGCAGATAGGATTGCAGTGATGTATGCGGGTAAAATTGTGGAACAAGGGAGTGTGGATATGGTGATAGATTCTCCTAAACACCCTTATACCAAAGCCTTAATCTCTGCCTATCCAAGTCATGAAAATATTGGAAAAAAATTAGTAACTATTGAAGGAATTGTTCCTTCACCAAAATCGTATCCAAGTGGTTGTCGGTTTCACACTCGCTGTAAAGATAAATTAGAAATTTGTACTACATCAATCCCGAAACCAACCATAGTGTCAGATTCACAAACAGTGGAATGTTTTTTATACGGAGGAAAAGAAAGTGCTTAA
- a CDS encoding carotenoid 1,2-hydratase: MNRIKVILLSLCLFHFNFPRDHSFHSDFSLEWCYFVGQLQTDSGNSYGYELSFFRLKFSDGENWNPEVFPVHFAISDLTRRKHITAQTIKRNLTGLAGYNQSRIFSGEYEFQILSKDKFLIKAKPKSNEIAIEFTLEGNGKVLSQGKNGISIKSKRNPNIFSYYYSYPRLKTKGQLVFLGKQETILSGDSWMDHEWSEKSSQNIPTLAKGQSAWDWICLMDEKGGDYVFFRFRESPEQTPEIFGTYRDANGNVTYWNDPKEIQMVPTGSPWKSKQSKITYPLHWKIKYPGGEWIVSPIFNEQEFDGSNSTKTIYWEGAVLAKDPTEKKSAKGYLELKGYQKSKDWWEF, translated from the coding sequence ATGAATCGAATTAAGGTTATTTTACTTTCTCTTTGTTTATTTCATTTTAATTTTCCGAGAGACCATAGTTTCCATTCGGATTTTAGTTTGGAGTGGTGTTATTTTGTAGGCCAACTCCAGACCGACTCTGGAAATTCATACGGATACGAACTTTCTTTTTTTCGATTGAAGTTTTCTGATGGTGAGAATTGGAATCCTGAAGTATTTCCTGTTCATTTTGCTATTTCAGATCTTACGAGACGTAAACATATAACTGCACAAACCATTAAACGGAACTTAACTGGTCTTGCTGGTTATAATCAAAGTAGAATTTTTAGCGGTGAATACGAATTTCAAATTCTTTCCAAAGATAAATTCTTAATCAAAGCAAAACCGAAATCAAATGAAATCGCAATTGAATTCACTTTAGAAGGAAATGGAAAAGTTTTGTCCCAAGGGAAAAATGGAATTTCCATTAAATCAAAACGAAACCCAAATATCTTTTCGTATTATTATAGTTATCCGAGGCTAAAAACCAAAGGCCAATTGGTTTTTTTGGGGAAACAAGAAACCATTTTATCAGGAGACTCATGGATGGACCATGAATGGAGTGAAAAATCATCTCAAAACATTCCTACTCTAGCAAAAGGCCAATCAGCTTGGGATTGGATTTGCCTCATGGATGAAAAGGGTGGTGATTATGTATTTTTTCGGTTTAGAGAATCACCCGAACAAACACCAGAAATATTTGGGACCTATCGTGATGCAAACGGTAATGTAACTTATTGGAATGATCCAAAAGAGATCCAAATGGTTCCAACTGGATCTCCCTGGAAGAGTAAACAATCAAAAATCACATACCCATTACATTGGAAAATCAAATACCCTGGTGGTGAGTGGATTGTTTCTCCCATTTTCAATGAACAAGAGTTTGATGGTAGTAATTCCACAAAAACCATCTATTGGGAAGGGGCGGTTTTGGCCAAAGATCCAACGGAAAAAAAGTCAGCCAAAGGATATTTAGAATTGAAAGGTTATCAAAAATCGAAAGACTGGTGGGAGTTCTAA
- a CDS encoding ABC transporter permease, whose product MKFISNPANIRKWEKFKKNKRAYYSLLVLFYTYLISLFSPLLINNKPLFVLYEGSVSFPIFQFYPETKFGGNNLTEPNYKKLNREPRFQDSSNRMVFPPIPFGVNEDNLDSLEEGTNPPSKPTFRHWMGTDDRGRDVFTRIVYGYRLAMTFSLILIVVEILLASFIGGVQGYFVGRLDLFLQRIIEILSAIPFLYLILIMGSFFGRGFLVLIVTYGSLSWIGLSYYMRGEFLKLRKQQFVDAAKTLGASSYSIIMRHLLPNSLTPLVTFLPFILISAISVLSALDFLGYGIPAPNPSWGELIGQGRERLTAWWLITFPSVALFLTILFSAFVGEGLRDAFDPKDKVVYE is encoded by the coding sequence ATGAAATTTATATCAAACCCAGCAAACATTCGTAAGTGGGAAAAATTCAAAAAGAATAAAAGAGCCTATTATTCATTACTTGTGCTCTTTTATACATATCTTATTTCTTTGTTTTCCCCACTTCTTATCAACAACAAACCATTGTTTGTATTGTATGAAGGTTCAGTCTCGTTTCCCATTTTCCAGTTTTATCCAGAAACCAAATTTGGTGGGAATAATTTAACGGAACCAAATTATAAAAAGTTAAATCGAGAACCAAGGTTCCAAGATTCTTCCAATCGAATGGTGTTCCCACCAATCCCATTTGGTGTGAATGAAGATAATTTAGATAGTTTAGAAGAAGGAACAAATCCTCCATCCAAACCAACATTTCGGCATTGGATGGGGACTGATGATCGTGGACGTGATGTGTTTACACGAATCGTTTATGGGTATCGATTGGCGATGACATTTAGTTTGATCCTCATCGTCGTTGAAATTTTACTCGCATCCTTCATTGGCGGGGTTCAAGGTTATTTTGTTGGAAGATTGGATTTATTTTTGCAAAGGATCATTGAAATTCTATCAGCAATTCCATTCCTCTACTTGATCCTCATCATGGGTTCTTTTTTTGGTCGGGGATTTTTAGTTCTAATCGTCACTTATGGATCACTGAGTTGGATTGGACTCAGTTATTATATGCGAGGTGAGTTTTTAAAGCTCCGCAAACAACAGTTTGTTGATGCGGCAAAAACTTTAGGTGCCTCTTCCTATTCCATCATCATGCGTCATTTGTTACCAAATTCACTTACACCTCTTGTTACCTTTTTACCATTCATTTTGATCTCAGCGATTTCTGTTTTATCAGCTTTGGACTTTTTGGGATATGGAATCCCTGCTCCAAATCCATCTTGGGGTGAACTCATTGGGCAAGGAAGAGAACGTTTAACTGCTTGGTGGCTCATTACGTTTCCATCGGTAGCCTTATTTTTAACGATATTGTTCTCTGCTTTTGTGGGAGAGGGTTTACGAGATGCTTTTGATCCAAAAGATAAGGTGGTTTACGAATGA